CGCACCCAGGACGCGGCGGTCGAGGTGGGCGCGTCGTGGCTGCGCCCGCAGGACACCGCGGGCACCTCGCTGGAGCGCTACGAGTCGTTCGGGCGGCCGCTCTACCAGGAGGTCGAAGAGGTCACCGGGCGTCGCTACGTGACCGCCACCGACACCATCACGGCGCGGCTGCCCACCCGCGAGGAGGCCGAGGTGCTGCAGATCCGGCCGGACACCCCGGTGCTGCACCTGCTGCACGTCGCGTACGACGCCGACCACAAGGTGATCGAGGTGGCGCAGGCGACCTGGCCGGGGCCGATGACGACCCTGACGGAGGAGTACCGGGTGCCCACGCCACGCCCGGACGCCGACCTGGACGGAGATCCCGATCCTGGGCTCGTGCTGGGCTAATGTGCGGTTTGTCGGGTGCCCGACAACTTTTCGCCTGCGCACCCGCGCCTTCGCCGCAAGGATGGTCGTATGACCCGTCGCCCGCACTCCCCACAGGCGCTCGTGGCCCTCCTCGGCGCGCTCGTCGTGCTCGTGATCGGACTCGCCCTGCTCAGTGTGCTCGTCGTCGGCATCGCCGACGGCGTCCCGAGCACCGGTGTGCTGCTGCTCGGCGCGCTGACCGTGGGCGTGTTCGCCCTGGCGGGGCGGCTCGGGCACGTGGCGCTGACGCTGCGCCGCCAGGCGGACGCACCGGCCCGCCCGGCCCGGGCGCGGCAGACCCCGCCGCAGCGGCCGGCCCGCGTCGCGGTCCGCCCCCGCCCCCAGCCCCGCCCGCGCGCCTGAGAACGGCATATCGCCTGATCGCTTCGCGGACGCACGGCCTTGGGCCGATGGTCCACAATCGCGGCCATGGGTCTCGCGCTCTTCACTCCTCACAAGAACAGCCGTCGCCTCACCCCGCACCCTCCGGAGCGGGCTTGGACGCTGGCCGCCTTCTGGGGGGTCACGGCCATGACGGTGTACGCCGTCCCGGCGGCCGTGAACGGGTCTTTCGTGATGGCCTGCATGCTGGTCTCGCTGCCCGTGCTGCTGGGCAGCTTCCGGCGCACGCTCTGGGTCGGCGTGTTCGTCACGGACCTGACCCTCCTCCTGCACGACGGCCGCCGGCTCAGGACGATCGCGTTCGAGCAGGTCGCGGCCCTCACGCTGCGGCCCGCCGACGGGTACCACCAGACGCTCTGGGTCGATCTGATCGACGGCAGCCGCTACCCTTCCCCTGCCCGGCTGGGCGGCGCCGCCGACGACCCCCTCGCCCTCGCCCTCTCCCGCGACCAGATGAGCACCCTCATCGCCATGCTCTCCCTCCGCCTGCCCCAGCACACCAAGGTCCCCCCGCTCCCGCTGCCCTGACGACCCGCATCGCCCGACCGGCGCACCGGCCGAGAACGCCGCAGCGGCCACCAGGGTGTGCCCACAGCCATCACCACGTCTGAACGCATGGCTTCGGCTCACGAACACAGACAGCCGCGCCGCGGGCACACGGACGTGCGTCCATGGTCCACAATCGCGGCCATGCGTTTCGCGCTCTTCACCCCCGAGGGCACCCGTCGCCTCACCCCTGACGCACCGGGCCGGATGATGAACCTCATCGGCTTCTGGGTGCCCGTCACGCTGGTCGTGTTCGGCATTCCCGCGGTCATCGAGGAGCAGGACGGCCTCGATGCGAGCCACATCGTGGGGCTGGTGGCGATGCTGTACCTGGCACGCTTCTTCCGGCGCCCGCTCATCATGGGCGTGTTCGCCAGCGAGACCGCGCTCTACCTCTGCGGGGCCGGTGACCGTCGGATCGAGATCGATCAGATCCAGACCTTCACGCTGCGCTCGGACGAGCAGCATCCGCGCGTGCTGTGGGTGGACCTGATCGACGGCCGCCGCTACCCCACGCCGGCCTATCTCGGCGACACCACTGGTACCGGCCTCGCGCTGACCCGCGCCGAGATGGACGCCCTCATCGCCGAGCTGACGCGCCGCCTGCCCCGGCCTGCCACCGCCGACAGTGCCTGATGGAGCGCCGCTACGCCCTCTGGTCGCTGGGTTACGTCGTCCTTGGCCTGCTCCCGGCGTACGCCGTCATGGTGTTCGCGTTCCGGCTGCCCAACGGCGGGCAACTGGTCGTGTGGGCCGCAACGGCGTACGCCATCGGCGGCTGGTGGTGGGTGAGGCGCCGGATACGGCGGTCCTGCGCCCCGCACGGCCTGGCGGCCAGACTGTGGGCGATCGGCCGCGCGCTGGTCTTCACCGTGCTGGGCGTGCTGCTCGGCGCGACCGGCAGCGTGCTCCACGACCTCGCCGAGGAGTCCCGGTTCCACCCTGGGAAGACCGTCGACCTCACGACCTCATTCGTGAGCGGAGGGATCATGACGCTGACCGGCATGTCCATGTTCCTGCTCGGCCTGGCCTCCCTGACCCACCGCCTCTACCACCTGATCTCCCCGGCCCACACCACTCTTGATCACGTCGATCTTGCGTGAACTGTTGCCCTTTTGCCCGGTACGCGTGTGTCGTACCCACAGTTCACGCAAGATCGGCGCAGTAGAGGAGCGGGTTACAGCTTGAGGCCCAGGAGGGCGTCGAGGGTGGTGGCCATCAGGGCTGGGGCGGCGCGGTCGGTGCCGACGCCGGCGAGGGTGTCGTCGGCCCAGGTGTCGATGAGGGCGAGGGCGCCGGGGGTGTCGAGGTCTTCGGTGAGCTTGGCGCGGACCCCGGCGAGGAGTTCGGCGCCGGACGGGCCGGCCGCGGCCTGCGCGGCGCGGCGCCAGCGGCCGAGGCGGTGCTCGGCGGCCTTGAACAGGTCCTCGGTCCACTGGCGGTCCGCGCGGTAGTGGTCGGCGAGCAGGGCCAGCCGTACCACCATCGGGTCGACCTTGTCGGAGCGCAGCCGGGACACGAAGACCAGGTTGCCGCGGGACTTGCTCATCTTCTCGCCGTCCAGGCCGATCATGCCCGCGTGCACGTAGTGCGCGGCGAACGGGGCCTTGCCGCTGAGCACCTCGGCGTGCGCGGCGGAGCACTCGTGGTGCGGGAACAGCAGGTCGTTGCCGCCGCCCTGCACGTCGATGGTCTCGCCGAGCAACTCCTGGGCGATGACGGTGCACTCGATGTGCCAGCCGGGGCGGCCCGCGCCGAGCTCGCCGCCGGGCCAGGACGGCTCGCCGTCGCGGCGGCCGCGCCACAGCAGCGGGTCGAGGGCGTCGCGCTTGCCGGCCCGCTCGGGGTCGCCGCCGCGCTCGGCGAAGAAGACCAGCATCTGCTCGCGGGACAGGTTGGACTCGTACCCGAACCGGGGCGCGGCGGTGATGTCGAAGTAGACGTCGCCGGTGCCGTCCTCCAGCCGGTACGCCGCGCCCTTGTCGAGCAGCTCGGCGACCTTCTCGGCGATGACGGGGATGGACTCGACGGCGCCGACGTAGTGGCTCGGCGGGATGATCCGCAGCGCCTCCATGTCCTCGCGGAACAGGGCGGTCTCGCGCATGGCCAGGACCTTCCAGTCCTCGCCGTCGCGGGCGGCCCGCTCCAGCAGCGGGTCGTCGATGTCGGTGACGTTCTGGACGTAGGCGACCTCGTGCCCGGCATCGCGCCACAGCCGGTTGACCAGGTCGAACGTGATCATCGTGGCGGCGTGCCCGAGGTGCGTCGCGTCGTACGGGGTGATGCCGCAGACGTACATCGTCGCGCGCCCGCCCACCGGGCGGCTGGGGTGGGCGCCCTGGCGGGCCGAGTCGAACAGTGCCAGGGGCTGACCGGCGCCGGGCAGGCGCGGGACGTCAAGTCCGGACCACGTTTCCATGGCGCCAGCCTAACCAGCTTTATGCCGAGAGCGGATCTCACCTCGAGCGGTTACCCGATGGCGCGGGCGTGACGCTAGGGTCGAGGCATGACCCATCAGGTGTACGCATTCGAACCGCCCGAGCGGTTCGTCGCCGGCACGGTGGGTCCGCCCGGCGAGCGCACGTTCTATCTGCAGGCTCGCGGCGGCGGCCGCCTGGTCAGCGTGGCACTGGAGAAGATGCAGGTCGCGCTGCTGGCGGAGAAGCTCGAGGAGCTGCTCGCCGAGGCGCACCAGCGGTTCGGGGCGGAGCTGCCCGCCGCGGCCGAGGGCCCGGCGGACAACGAGCCGCTGGAAAACCCGGTCGAGGAGGAGTTCCGCGTCGGCACCCTGGGCCTGGCCTTCGACGTGGAGTCCAGCACGGTCATCATCGAGGCGATCGCGGCCGAGGAGGCCGAGTTCGACGCGGAGACCGACGTGCCCCCGGCCGAGCCGGAGGAGGAGGCCGACGAGACGCCGGAGATCTCCGATGATCTGGACCGGCTGCGGGTGCGGCTGACCCCGGCCGAGGTGCGGCAGTTCATCGACCGGGCCAAGCGGGTGGTGGCGGCGGGCCGTCCGCCGTGCCCGCTGTGCGGGCAGCCGCTGGATCCGGCGGGGCATCTCTGCCCCCGGCACAACGGCTATCACCGCAGGTAGCGATGTCGACCACCCCTCTGGACGGCGACGGCGGCAGGGCCGAACTCGGCCGGCTGCTCCGCGACGCCGAGATGGAGATCGAGGGCCGGCTGATCGAGGCCTCGAACACCACGCTGCGGGTGATCCTGTCCGGCGGCGGCCGGACCGTGCGCGCGGTTTACAAACCCGTGCGCGGGGAGCGCCCGCTGTGGGACTTCCCACACGGGACGCTGGCCGCCCGTGAGGTGGCCGCGTACGCCGTGAGCGACGCGCTGGGCTGGGACCTGGTTCCGTACACCGTCATGCGGGACGGGCCGCTCGGCCCCGGCTCGTGCCAGCTGTGGCTGGACGACGTCAGCGAGCCGCCGGTGGACTTCGTGCCCGCCGACGAGCTGCCGCAGGGCTGGCTGCCGATCGCGGCCGCCGAGGACGAGGACGGCCGGCCGTACCTGCTGGCGCACGCCGACGACCCTCGGCTGGCCCGGCTGGCCGCCTTCGACACCGTGATCAACAACGCGGACCGCAAGGGCGGGCACGTGCTGGCCACCCCCGACCAGCGGTTGTACGGCGTCGATCACGGCATCTGCTTCCACACCGACGACAAGCTGCGTACCGTGCTGTGGGGTTTCGCCGGCCGCGCCGTCGCCCCGGACGTCGCCACCGCGCTGCGCACCTTCGACCCCGGCGTGCTCGACTCGCTGCTCGCCCCGGCCGAGGTCGACGCCCTCGGCACCCGCATCAAGCACCTGGTCGCCGACGGCCGCCTCCCCCAGCCCCCCGAGGACCGCCACGCGATCCCGTGGCCGCCCATCTGACCGATCCGCGGCCCATCACAGAGCCCGGCGATCTTGCACGAACTGTTGCCTTTTTGTCCGATACGGGCGTGTCGCACCCACAACTCGCGCAAGATCGACGCGGGAGAGGGTAGGGGCTAGTAGAGCTGCATTGAGCCGGTGTGCTGGGCGCGGGCTTCGCCGATGCGGAGGAGTGCGGCCGTTGCGGCGAAGAGCAGGGCGCACAGGGCGGTGAGCAGGGCCAGCGGTTCGAGGAGGGCGGACAGGGGCTGGGCGTCGAGCAGCGCGCCGCGTAGCACGATGAGGCTGCTGGTCAGCGGGAACGCCAGGCCGATGCCCTTGATCAGCAGCGGCATGGCGAACAGGGGCAGGCGCACCCCGGACACGAACCACAGCGGGTCGTCGAGCAGCGTGTACAGGAACGCCGAGTCCCGCGAGAAGACCAGCAGGCTGTTGAGGAACGCGCCCCAGACGATCGCGGGCACGACCAGCGCCAGCGCCGCGACGGCGTACATGCCGGGGTGCGCGACGTGCAGCGCCCCGCCCGCGCCGGCGGCGGCGACCGCGAAGCACCCGGCCAGCCAGGTGTTCTGCAGCAGCGCCCCGGTGCCGTTGGCGAACACCAGCGCCAGCCGACTCGCCGGGGACAGGAAAAGCAGCTCGATCGTGCCGCTGATGCGCTCGAACGAGAAGTGCCAGGCCGACTGCACCAGCGAGAAGTAGAAGAGGTACGCGAACGCGCCCGCCGCGAGGAACGCCAGCAGCCGTGCCGGCTGGGCCGCGTCCGGCCACCGGGACGCGATGCCGGGGGTGTCCAGCACCGGCAGCATCGTGTAGTAGGTGGCGGCGAGCTGCAGCACCGGCCACAGCAGCATGGACGACACCACGAGCGGGCGGCCGAAGCTGCGCCGGTGCTGCTTGAGCGCCTCGGCGGCGATGACGCGCAGGGCGTGCCTCATACGGCCACCGCCTCGGGCTGCCGGGCGCCGTCGGCCAGCGCCAGGATCGCGTCCTCCAGCGTGGGCGGAGTGACCTCCAGCCGCACGATCGCACCGCCCGCCGCGACCACGGTGGTGGCGAGGTCCCCGGCGAGGTCGTGCCGGTGGCGCAGCACGTACCGGGGGCGCAGCTGGTCGTCCGTGTCGGCGGTGACCTGCGCGCCGGTGCGGGCAGCCAGTGCCTGCACGGCCTGGTCGGCCGAAGCCTCGGCCGCCGCGAGGGTGATCTCGACGGTGTGCTGGCGTTCGGTGAGCGCGGTCAGCTCGGCCGGGGTGCCCCGGGCGACCAGCCGACCGGCCGCGATGACGTGCACCTCGGCGCACAGCTGCTCCACCTCGGCCAGGTAGTGCGAGGTCAGCAGGACGCCGACACCGCCGCGGGCCAGCTCGGCGACGACCGCGCGCAGGTCCCGGGCGATCGGCGCGTCCAGGCCGAGGGTCGGCTCGTCGAGCAGCAGGTAGGAGGGCTCGTTGATGAGGCCGCGGGCGATGGACAGGCGCTGGCGCATGCCCTTGGAGAACTGCTCGACCCGCTGGTCGGCGGCGTGCGCCAGCCCGACCAGGGCGAGCAGCTCGTCGATGCGTGCCCTGAGCCGCGCCCGGGGCACGTCGTAGAGCTGCCCGAAGTACCAGAGGTTCTCGCGGGCGGTCAGGCGCGCGTACACCATGCGCTCGCCGCCCGCGATCATGTTGATCCGGCGGCGGATCTCGCGGGCGTCGCGGACCAGGTCGAGGCCGTCCACGGTGGCGCTGCCGGTGGTGGGGCGCAGCAGCGTGGACAGCATGCGGATGGTGGTGGTCTTGCCCGCGCCGTTGAGCCCGAGCAGGCCGGTGACCTGCCCGGCCGGGATGGTCAGGCGCAGCCCGTCGACGGCGGGCGCGGCGGGTGGGCGCTTGCCGGCCGGGCGCCACCACGGGCGGTCGCGCCGGGGATACACCTTGACCAGGTCGTGGGTGACGATCGCACGGGTCATGCGCTGGCTCCTCGGATGACGGCACGCCGCTCGGCGTGGGGCAGGAACAGCAGGCCGGCGGCCGCGTACGCGACCCCCAGGCCCAGGCACAGCAGCAGGTCGACGGTGACCTCGCCGAGGGGCGCGGCGTGCAGGCTGGCCGCCCGCAGCACGCGCAGCGCGGCGGTGGCGGGCAGCAGCTCGCCGAGCCAGGTGAGCGGGGCGGGCAGCAGCGCGGGCGGGAAGGTGAACCCGCAGACGAGCCCGATCAGGCAGAACAGCGTGTTCTGGGTGATGTGCGCCTCGCCCGCGGCGATCATGATCGCGCTGACCGGGATGGACAGCCCGACCACCGCCACCAGCGCCGCCAGCACCCCGGCGGCCAGGGTCACCGGGTTCGGGGCGGGCAGCCGTACGCCGAGCAGCAGCGCGGTGCCGAACAGGCAGGCCAGCTCCAGCAGCGAGGTGAGGAACGCCTGAAGGGAGACGCCGAGCAGGTACGGCAGCCGGTGCGCCGGGGTGAGCAGCTGGCTCTCCAGGGTGCCCTCGCGCTGCTCGGTGATCTGGGCCTTGGCGACCCACAGCACCATGCGGGTGGTGAACATGAGCGCCGCCGCGCCGACGGTGACGTAGCCCAGGTAGTCCGGCGTGCCGGACGCGCCGCGGAACCAGTCCGAGACCCGCCCGCCCCCGATCGCCTCGTACGAGAGCAGCGCCAGCACGATCGTGAACACGCCGGGCGCGAGCGTGCCGATGAAGTACGTCCACGGATACGCCCGCTGCATGACCAGCCAGTTCCGTTTCAGCGTCGCCCATGCCACGGGCATCCGCCCACCCCCGACCTAATGAGTTTCTTTTAGGAACTTACTGAGTTCCGTTCGGGAACGTACCATGGTGCCGGTCGGAAGGGAAAGCAGATGATCAAGTCACGGCAGGCGGACGAGCACTGCGGCATCGCCCAGTCCGCCGCCGTCTTGGGCGACTGGTGGAGCCTGCTCGTGCTGCGCGAGGTCGCCCGCGGCCACCGCCGCTTCGACGAGCTGGCGGGTGAGCTGGACATCTCCCGCAAGGTGCTCACCGAGCGCCTCGGCCACCTCGTCGAGCACGGCGTCCTGGCGAAGCGCCCCTACTCCGACCGGCCGCCGCGTCACGAGTACGTGCTGACCCCGGCCGGGCACGGCCTGCTGCCGGTGCTGGTCGCCATGCAGGACTGGGCCGACCGCTGGCTGCTCGGCGACGGCACCCTCACCGCCCTAAGCCCCGACGGCGCCGAGCTCGCCCGCACCCGCGACCTGCCCGGCAGCCGGGTGCCGGACGGGCTGACGCTGCCGAGCACTCACGGCCGGCCGCTGGACGTGGTCGGGCCGACCGCCTGGACGGTCCTGTTCACCTACCCGGCGACCGGTGGCGGCAAGGGCGAGCAGTGGCGCCGCATACCCGGCACCGCCGGTTGCACCCTGGAGAACCGCCTGTTCCGGGACGCCTGGCCCGACTTCACCGCGGCCGGCGCGACCGTGTACGGCGTCAGCACCCAGCTGCCCGAGGAGCAGGCCGCGTTCGCCGCCGCCGAGGACATCCCGTACCCGCTGCTGTCCGACGTGGACCTGGAACTGACCGCGGCCCTGCGCCTGCCCACGTTCCGCGGCGCCCACCAGCTCCGCCACAAACGCGCCGTCCTGGTCGTCGACGCCGACCGCGTGGTGCGGCACAGCATCTACCCGGTCGCCGACATCGCCGCCGCCGTCGACCACGCCCTCACCCTGGTCAGGGAGTAAGGAAGGGCACCTTCTTATCGCTATTCGTAGTAGAAGGTGCCCTTCTTAACGGCTACTTGACGCGGCGGTGCCCGGGGGCGGTGATGTCGGCGTACTCCGGGTGCTTCTCCAGCCAGCCCGCGAGGAAGGGGCAGATCGGCACGACCGTGCGGCCCTTCGCGCGCGAGTCGTCCATCACGGTGCGGGCGATCGCGCTGCCCACGCCCTTGCCCTCGAACTCCGGGAACACCTCGGTGTGGGTGAACACGATGATGTTGCCGCTGAGCTGGTAGGTCATGAACCCGGCCACCGCGCCGGCCTCGCTGTCGCGGGCCTCGAACCGCTCGCGCGCCGGCGCCTCGGTCACCTCGATCGTCACCGGGCCATCCTATCCACGTGCCGACACAGGGCCCGCTGGTCGCGGAGGGTTAAGAAGGGCACCTTCTACTACGAATAGCGTTAACAAGGTGCCCTTCCTTTCGTGAGAGGATGCGGCGGGTCGGTTGCCGGGTTCGGGGAGGTCAGGGCTGTGCTCGTCGCGCACTGTGTGTTCAGCGGCGAGGGCGGCTGGGAGTTCTGGGCGGAGGACGCGGGGCTGCTGAGCGCGCTGCCGGCGCAGCGGGGGCGGCGGTCGCAGCGGCCGCGGCCGCATCCGTTCGCGGTGCAGGCGCGGGCGCTGTGCGACGCGTTCGGGCTGACCGAGGCCGAGTTCGGCGACGCGGGCTGGTCCGTGCTGGCGCTGCCGGCGTACCGGGACCGGCCGTGCCCGTCGCGGGAGCTGCGGGAGGCCGCGCCGCAGGCGCCGGTGGCGGACCACCTGGGTGGCTGGGTGGTGCCGACGGTACGCCTCGAAGCAGGCGCCGCCCTGCGCCTGCTGCCCCGGCTCGCGCCGATCGGCGGTGCCACGGTGCGCTACGCCGCCGCGCTGGCCGAGGCCGCCGAGCGGCTCGTGCACAGCGGGCTGGTGGTCCCGGCGCTGGACTTCGACGACGAGGACGGCTGCTTCTTCGCGTCCTGGCGGCAGGCGCCGTCGCTGCAGACCGCGGCGCTGCGCATCCCGCTGCTCGCGGCGATGCC
The Catellatospora sp. IY07-71 DNA segment above includes these coding regions:
- the mshC gene encoding cysteine--1-D-myo-inosityl 2-amino-2-deoxy-alpha-D-glucopyranoside ligase — its product is METWSGLDVPRLPGAGQPLALFDSARQGAHPSRPVGGRATMYVCGITPYDATHLGHAATMITFDLVNRLWRDAGHEVAYVQNVTDIDDPLLERAARDGEDWKVLAMRETALFREDMEALRIIPPSHYVGAVESIPVIAEKVAELLDKGAAYRLEDGTGDVYFDITAAPRFGYESNLSREQMLVFFAERGGDPERAGKRDALDPLLWRGRRDGEPSWPGGELGAGRPGWHIECTVIAQELLGETIDVQGGGNDLLFPHHECSAAHAEVLSGKAPFAAHYVHAGMIGLDGEKMSKSRGNLVFVSRLRSDKVDPMVVRLALLADHYRADRQWTEDLFKAAEHRLGRWRRAAQAAAGPSGAELLAGVRAKLTEDLDTPGALALIDTWADDTLAGVGTDRAAPALMATTLDALLGLKL
- a CDS encoding DUF3090 family protein; translation: MTHQVYAFEPPERFVAGTVGPPGERTFYLQARGGGRLVSVALEKMQVALLAEKLEELLAEAHQRFGAELPAAAEGPADNEPLENPVEEEFRVGTLGLAFDVESSTVIIEAIAAEEAEFDAETDVPPAEPEEEADETPEISDDLDRLRVRLTPAEVRQFIDRAKRVVAAGRPPCPLCGQPLDPAGHLCPRHNGYHRR
- a CDS encoding SCO1664 family protein; translated protein: MSTTPLDGDGGRAELGRLLRDAEMEIEGRLIEASNTTLRVILSGGGRTVRAVYKPVRGERPLWDFPHGTLAAREVAAYAVSDALGWDLVPYTVMRDGPLGPGSCQLWLDDVSEPPVDFVPADELPQGWLPIAAAEDEDGRPYLLAHADDPRLARLAAFDTVINNADRKGGHVLATPDQRLYGVDHGICFHTDDKLRTVLWGFAGRAVAPDVATALRTFDPGVLDSLLAPAEVDALGTRIKHLVADGRLPQPPEDRHAIPWPPI
- a CDS encoding ABC transporter permease, which translates into the protein MRHALRVIAAEALKQHRRSFGRPLVVSSMLLWPVLQLAATYYTMLPVLDTPGIASRWPDAAQPARLLAFLAAGAFAYLFYFSLVQSAWHFSFERISGTIELLFLSPASRLALVFANGTGALLQNTWLAGCFAVAAAGAGGALHVAHPGMYAVAALALVVPAIVWGAFLNSLLVFSRDSAFLYTLLDDPLWFVSGVRLPLFAMPLLIKGIGLAFPLTSSLIVLRGALLDAQPLSALLEPLALLTALCALLFAATAALLRIGEARAQHTGSMQLY
- a CDS encoding ABC transporter ATP-binding protein, yielding MTRAIVTHDLVKVYPRRDRPWWRPAGKRPPAAPAVDGLRLTIPAGQVTGLLGLNGAGKTTTIRMLSTLLRPTTGSATVDGLDLVRDAREIRRRINMIAGGERMVYARLTARENLWYFGQLYDVPRARLRARIDELLALVGLAHAADQRVEQFSKGMRQRLSIARGLINEPSYLLLDEPTLGLDAPIARDLRAVVAELARGGVGVLLTSHYLAEVEQLCAEVHVIAAGRLVARGTPAELTALTERQHTVEITLAAAEASADQAVQALAARTGAQVTADTDDQLRPRYVLRHRHDLAGDLATTVVAAGGAIVRLEVTPPTLEDAILALADGARQPEAVAV
- a CDS encoding ABC transporter permease → MPVAWATLKRNWLVMQRAYPWTYFIGTLAPGVFTIVLALLSYEAIGGGRVSDWFRGASGTPDYLGYVTVGAAALMFTTRMVLWVAKAQITEQREGTLESQLLTPAHRLPYLLGVSLQAFLTSLLELACLFGTALLLGVRLPAPNPVTLAAGVLAALVAVVGLSIPVSAIMIAAGEAHITQNTLFCLIGLVCGFTFPPALLPAPLTWLGELLPATAALRVLRAASLHAAPLGEVTVDLLLCLGLGVAYAAAGLLFLPHAERRAVIRGASA
- a CDS encoding winged helix-turn-helix transcriptional regulator; the protein is MIKSRQADEHCGIAQSAAVLGDWWSLLVLREVARGHRRFDELAGELDISRKVLTERLGHLVEHGVLAKRPYSDRPPRHEYVLTPAGHGLLPVLVAMQDWADRWLLGDGTLTALSPDGAELARTRDLPGSRVPDGLTLPSTHGRPLDVVGPTAWTVLFTYPATGGGKGEQWRRIPGTAGCTLENRLFRDAWPDFTAAGATVYGVSTQLPEEQAAFAAAEDIPYPLLSDVDLELTAALRLPTFRGAHQLRHKRAVLVVDADRVVRHSIYPVADIAAAVDHALTLVRE
- a CDS encoding GNAT family N-acetyltransferase; the encoded protein is MTIEVTEAPARERFEARDSEAGAVAGFMTYQLSGNIIVFTHTEVFPEFEGKGVGSAIARTVMDDSRAKGRTVVPICPFLAGWLEKHPEYADITAPGHRRVK